One Fibrobacter sp. UWB13 DNA window includes the following coding sequences:
- a CDS encoding electron transfer flavoprotein subunit beta/FixA family protein: MSLKIVVLAKQVPDTRNVGPDAMTPQGTINRAALPAVFNPEDLNALEQALRLKDQFPGSTISVLTMGLPKSAEVVREALYRGADCGYVVTDRPLGGADTLATSYTLAQAVKKIGDYDIILGGRQAIDGDTAQVGPQIAEKLGLTQVTYAEEILKLDEQTRKVVIRRHIDGGVETVEAPLPLVVTVNGSAAPCRPRNAKRIMKFKNATAVAERKPEDADKYAALIAKKPYLDIPQWGAADIDADPAQIGKAGSPTNVKAVKNIVFKAKESRTLSASDADIEGLIKELLDGKIIG; this comes from the coding sequence ATGAGTCTTAAAATCGTTGTGCTTGCAAAGCAAGTACCTGATACACGAAACGTAGGCCCGGACGCCATGACACCGCAGGGTACTATCAATCGTGCCGCATTGCCCGCGGTCTTCAACCCCGAAGACCTGAACGCCCTGGAGCAAGCCCTTCGTTTGAAGGACCAGTTCCCTGGTTCCACCATCTCCGTGTTGACCATGGGTCTCCCGAAGTCTGCCGAAGTCGTCCGCGAAGCTTTGTACCGCGGTGCTGACTGCGGTTACGTCGTGACGGACCGCCCGCTCGGTGGTGCTGACACGCTCGCTACGAGCTACACGCTCGCCCAGGCTGTGAAGAAGATCGGTGACTACGACATTATCCTCGGTGGCCGCCAGGCTATCGACGGCGATACCGCACAGGTCGGTCCGCAGATTGCTGAAAAGCTCGGACTTACTCAGGTCACTTACGCCGAAGAAATCTTGAAGCTCGACGAACAGACACGCAAGGTCGTGATCCGCCGCCACATCGACGGTGGTGTCGAAACTGTGGAAGCACCGCTCCCGCTGGTCGTGACCGTGAACGGCAGTGCTGCTCCGTGCCGTCCGCGCAATGCAAAGCGCATCATGAAGTTCAAGAACGCTACTGCAGTTGCCGAACGCAAGCCGGAAGATGCAGACAAGTACGCAGCTCTCATCGCTAAGAAGCCCTACCTCGACATCCCGCAGTGGGGTGCCGCCGATATCGACGCCGACCCGGCCCAGATCGGTAAGGCAGGCTCGCCGACGAACGTGAAGGCCGTCAAGAACATCGTGTTCAAGGCCAAGGAAAGCCGCACGCTCTCCGCAAGCGACGCCGACATTGAAGGACTTATCAAGGAACTTTTAGACGGGAAGATTATTGGCTAA
- a CDS encoding acyl-CoA dehydrogenase family protein gives MANFYTDHPEIKFNLESSPLMQRIVELKENGFADKDNFDYAPEDFADAMDNYNRVLEVAGDITANTVFPNSEDVDAEGPHCENGRVRYASKTYENLEATRKAGLNGVTMPRRFGGLNFPITAYTAINEMIASADAGFENIWSLQDCIETLYEFGDEDQRSRFIPRICAGETMSMDLTEPDAGSDLQRVMLKATYSEADKCWYLNGVKRFITNGDSDIHLVLARSEEGTHDGRGLSMFIYDKRDGGVDVRRIENKLGIHGSPTCELVYKNAKAELCGRRKFGLIKYVMALMNGARLGIAAQSVGISQMAYNEALAYAKDRKQFGQAIVNFPAVYEMISNIKARLDAGRALLYQTARYVDIYKCLEDIERTRKLTDDEKKELKLYQKLASACTPLAKGMNSEYANQNSYDCIQVHGGSGYMLEYACQRLYRDARITSIYEGTTQLQTVAALPHITTGSYGLMLEELEAMDVRPEYESLKARAKAMDEKYNEAIEYVKSVENNEFTDLCSRHLYELAANCVMTQLLLRDATKAPELFDKSMKVYLNLTEAEVAKHYNFVKSLRVESLESYKQA, from the coding sequence ATGGCAAATTTCTACACAGATCACCCCGAGATTAAATTCAACCTCGAAAGCAGCCCCTTGATGCAACGCATTGTCGAGCTCAAGGAAAACGGATTTGCTGACAAGGACAATTTCGACTATGCGCCGGAAGATTTTGCCGACGCTATGGACAACTACAACCGCGTGCTCGAAGTCGCTGGCGACATCACCGCAAACACGGTCTTCCCGAACTCCGAAGACGTGGATGCCGAAGGCCCGCACTGCGAAAACGGCCGCGTCCGCTACGCATCCAAGACCTACGAAAACCTCGAAGCCACCCGCAAGGCTGGCCTCAACGGTGTCACGATGCCGCGCCGCTTCGGTGGACTCAACTTCCCGATTACCGCCTACACGGCCATCAACGAAATGATCGCCTCTGCAGACGCCGGTTTCGAGAACATCTGGTCCCTCCAGGACTGCATCGAGACGCTCTATGAATTCGGCGACGAAGACCAGCGTTCCCGTTTCATCCCGCGCATCTGCGCCGGCGAAACGATGTCCATGGACTTGACCGAACCGGATGCAGGTTCTGACTTGCAGCGCGTGATGCTCAAGGCCACCTACAGCGAAGCTGACAAGTGCTGGTACTTGAACGGCGTGAAGCGCTTCATCACGAACGGTGACTCCGACATTCACCTGGTGCTCGCCCGCTCCGAAGAAGGCACGCACGATGGTCGTGGTCTTTCCATGTTCATTTATGACAAGCGTGACGGTGGCGTTGACGTTCGCCGCATCGAAAACAAGCTCGGTATTCACGGAAGCCCGACTTGCGAACTTGTCTACAAGAACGCCAAGGCTGAACTCTGCGGCCGCCGCAAGTTCGGTCTCATCAAGTACGTGATGGCCCTCATGAACGGCGCACGCCTCGGCATTGCAGCACAGTCCGTGGGTATCAGCCAGATGGCTTACAATGAAGCTCTCGCCTACGCCAAGGACCGTAAGCAGTTCGGTCAGGCTATCGTGAACTTCCCGGCCGTCTACGAAATGATTTCGAACATCAAGGCTCGCCTCGATGCAGGTCGTGCCCTCTTGTACCAGACAGCTCGTTACGTCGATATCTACAAGTGCCTCGAAGACATCGAACGCACCCGCAAGCTCACCGACGACGAAAAGAAGGAACTCAAGCTTTACCAGAAGCTCGCTTCCGCTTGCACGCCGCTCGCCAAGGGCATGAACTCCGAATACGCAAACCAGAACAGCTACGACTGTATCCAGGTTCACGGCGGTTCGGGCTACATGCTTGAATACGCTTGCCAGCGCCTCTACCGCGATGCTCGTATCACCTCCATTTACGAAGGTACGACGCAGCTCCAGACGGTTGCAGCACTCCCGCACATCACCACCGGCAGCTACGGCCTCATGCTCGAAGAACTCGAAGCTATGGACGTTCGCCCGGAATACGAAAGCCTCAAGGCCCGCGCCAAGGCTATGGACGAAAAGTACAACGAAGCTATTGAATACGTGAAGTCCGTTGAAAACAACGAATTCACCGACCTCTGCAGCCGTCACTTGTACGAACTCGCCGCCAACTGCGTGATGACCCAGTTGCTCCTCCGCGACGCTACCAAGGCACCGGAACTGTTCGACAAGAGCATGAAGGTGTACCTGAACCTCACCGAAGCCGAAGTCGCAAAGCACTACAACTTTGTGAAGAGCCTCCGCGTGGAATCGCTCGAAAGCTACAAGCAGGCTTAA
- a CDS encoding GNAT family N-acetyltransferase, which translates to MKLEFGLQTREELDEASAIMARAYEDYDYVTLYFRDAEKSRKGVQIFMNCVLKANYGKADLLAAHRDGKLVARATLEAPGFKKPSAFQYIIHGFWRVYLNTKWSEINGFVAMDEGASKPCHDFQKSGPDIWYLSMLEVDPSAQGQGVGSQFLTYMEEYVRERGGKQLALFTNSKENLAFYSKRGYEVFHECEIEHDGRKIGSWSMKKTL; encoded by the coding sequence ATGAAACTCGAATTCGGTTTACAGACTCGCGAAGAACTTGACGAGGCGAGCGCAATTATGGCCAGGGCATACGAGGATTACGACTATGTCACACTCTATTTCCGTGATGCAGAAAAAAGCCGAAAGGGGGTGCAGATTTTTATGAACTGCGTCCTAAAAGCAAATTATGGAAAAGCAGATTTACTGGCAGCGCATCGGGACGGCAAGCTGGTTGCCCGCGCAACACTGGAGGCACCCGGCTTCAAGAAACCTTCCGCATTCCAATACATCATACACGGTTTTTGGCGAGTATACCTTAACACGAAATGGAGCGAAATCAATGGATTCGTGGCCATGGACGAAGGCGCCAGCAAGCCCTGCCACGATTTTCAGAAATCAGGGCCGGACATCTGGTATCTCAGCATGCTCGAAGTAGACCCGTCTGCACAGGGGCAGGGCGTCGGTTCGCAATTTTTAACTTATATGGAAGAATATGTACGAGAACGCGGCGGCAAGCAGTTGGCGCTATTCACAAATTCAAAAGAAAACCTCGCTTTTTACAGCAAGCGAGGCTACGAGGTCTTCCACGAATGTGAAATTGAGCACGACGGCCGAAAAATTGGCAGCTGGAGCATGAAGAAGACGCTATAG
- a CDS encoding FISUMP domain-containing protein: MPIKKSKFIDPRDNHVYKTVIIGKQEWFAENLCFATLDGFYSYDQADPDVRDDLDDLEVDGGYGYLYTIEAANMAAPEGWRLPSESDFIQLARAVGVPKMQTIRFLSKFLKNSLFNCDKRWDDGAVCECIQSLSWNDACKDPFGFSAIYSGYGYLIESESDGYREQFLEFKGRGGYEEEDPCVEARLWMSSECDGKPAYFFIEKDRVGFSNKLDRTNIDTFVNPVQCLCSVRLVRDVT; the protein is encoded by the coding sequence ATGCCAATAAAAAAATCAAAGTTTATTGATCCACGTGATAATCATGTCTATAAAACTGTAATAATAGGTAAACAAGAGTGGTTTGCTGAAAATCTTTGCTTTGCAACGCTTGATGGATTCTATTCATATGATCAAGCTGACCCTGATGTCCGTGATGATTTGGATGATTTGGAGGTCGATGGTGGTTATGGATATCTTTACACCATTGAAGCTGCCAATATGGCTGCTCCTGAAGGGTGGCGGTTGCCTTCGGAATCGGATTTTATTCAGTTGGCTCGTGCGGTTGGCGTCCCTAAAATGCAAACAATAAGGTTTTTGAGCAAGTTCTTGAAGAATAGTTTGTTTAATTGCGATAAAAGATGGGATGATGGGGCTGTGTGTGAATGTATTCAAAGCCTGAGTTGGAACGATGCTTGCAAGGATCCTTTTGGATTTTCGGCTATTTATAGTGGATATGGATATCTTATTGAATCGGAGAGTGACGGATATCGTGAGCAATTTTTGGAATTCAAAGGTCGAGGGGGATATGAGGAAGAAGACCCTTGTGTTGAGGCTCGCTTGTGGATGTCCTCGGAATGTGATGGGAAACCTGCGTATTTCTTTATAGAGAAAGATAGAGTTGGTTTTAGCAATAAATTAGATCGAACCAATATAGATACTTTTGTAAATCCCGTTCAATGTCTTTGCTCTGTTAGACTTGTTCGTGATGTAACGTAA
- a CDS encoding SH3 domain-containing protein translates to MLKNIILILLLISSVTFAEYQAKVDANVLNVRATKSASSKVISKLNKGDEITVYSCSNGFCEISLGNKKGYVSENFISFVETSKPKESPKVDKQSDNSGWLSRFVIAVILYLLIIVSFFKTIAGLFKFSIIAFLLYSLWGFLVYGSPFMGIIVFGFIASLILLIPIKFLGYVFGDQTASVDTEEERIQWRAEREQERNRKREERNMAEQKRMLYEQELKSRKEQELRAKQKRFIAEVFMQGSRAECRFMDGNGKIIPFYSLSVQADAVVGYTSTTVTVVHGHNQNTYQLSDSGSLKMISSRTRR, encoded by the coding sequence ATGCTAAAAAATATAATTTTAATTCTTTTGCTGATTTCAAGTGTGACTTTTGCGGAATATCAAGCAAAAGTTGATGCGAATGTATTGAATGTCCGAGCTACAAAGTCGGCTTCTTCGAAAGTGATATCTAAGTTGAATAAAGGTGATGAAATCACCGTGTATTCTTGTAGTAATGGCTTTTGTGAAATATCGCTAGGAAATAAGAAAGGCTATGTAAGTGAAAACTTTATATCGTTTGTAGAAACTTCGAAACCGAAAGAATCTCCTAAAGTGGATAAACAAAGTGATAATTCTGGATGGTTGTCTCGATTTGTAATAGCTGTGATTTTGTATCTTTTAATAATTGTGTCCTTTTTTAAAACAATTGCGGGACTCTTTAAGTTTTCGATAATAGCTTTTTTGCTCTATTCTTTGTGGGGGTTCCTTGTTTATGGTTCACCTTTTATGGGAATTATCGTGTTTGGTTTTATAGCGAGTTTAATTCTTTTGATTCCGATTAAGTTCTTGGGGTATGTTTTTGGAGATCAAACTGCGAGTGTGGATACGGAAGAAGAACGAATACAATGGCGCGCAGAACGTGAACAAGAAAGAAATCGAAAGCGGGAAGAACGTAATATGGCAGAACAGAAAAGAATGCTGTACGAGCAGGAACTGAAATCTCGTAAGGAACAAGAATTAAGGGCTAAGCAAAAGAGGTTTATTGCGGAAGTTTTTATGCAAGGCAGTCGTGCTGAATGCCGTTTCATGGATGGAAATGGTAAGATAATACCGTTTTATAGTCTTTCTGTTCAAGCCGATGCAGTTGTAGGATATACAAGTACAACCGTAACTGTTGTACATGGACATAATCAAAATACTTATCAATTAAGTGACAGCGGCTCGTTGAAAATGATTTCATCTCGTACAAGAAGGTAA
- the pyrH gene encoding UMP kinase, with amino-acid sequence MKFKRILLKLSGEALAGEKGHGIDNQILSDMASEIASIVKQGVQVALVIGGGNLVRGISASAGGMNRAQGDAMGMLGTVMNGLAMQDALDKQGIDSVVMSAIRMEPVCEFFDRRKALKLLSAGSVVIFSAGTGNPFFTTDSCAALRAIESECDVIMKATKVDGIYTADPVKDPTATRFDDISYKEVISRGLKVMDTAAVALCMENNMPIFVFKMEKGNLTRAAINGDLGTLVHC; translated from the coding sequence ATGAAATTCAAACGCATTCTTCTCAAGCTCAGTGGCGAAGCCCTCGCAGGCGAAAAGGGCCACGGCATCGATAACCAGATCCTTTCTGACATGGCCTCCGAAATTGCATCCATCGTCAAGCAGGGCGTTCAAGTCGCTCTCGTGATTGGCGGTGGCAACCTCGTTCGCGGCATTTCTGCATCTGCAGGCGGCATGAACCGCGCCCAGGGCGATGCCATGGGCATGCTCGGCACCGTGATGAACGGCCTCGCCATGCAAGATGCTTTGGACAAGCAGGGTATTGACTCCGTCGTGATGTCTGCCATCCGCATGGAACCGGTTTGCGAATTCTTTGACCGTCGCAAGGCCCTCAAGCTCTTGTCCGCTGGCTCCGTGGTCATCTTCTCTGCCGGTACGGGTAACCCGTTCTTCACGACGGACAGCTGCGCTGCTCTCCGCGCTATCGAAAGCGAATGCGATGTCATCATGAAGGCCACCAAGGTCGACGGCATCTACACGGCCGACCCGGTCAAGGATCCGACGGCTACCCGCTTCGACGACATCAGCTACAAGGAAGTCATTTCCCGCGGCCTCAAGGTCATGGACACCGCAGCCGTTGCACTTTGTATGGAAAATAACATGCCCATCTTTGTGTTCAAGATGGAAAAGGGCAACCTGACCCGCGCTGCTATCAACGGCGACCTCGGCACGCTCGTCCACTGCTAA
- a CDS encoding TIGR02172 family protein yields MGANNDFQKIDLNDYIQTGEGGTALAYTHRNGKSLAKLYNPDFDANTIKNEFWASRTAFELGISTPEPYRLITDGKRFGEEYELIQGKRSFSRIISQEPEQLEEISLEFARMARELHATKADTSRLKSYKQMITQFYSERDFVPEDYRNRILKFLDKVPDTETCLHGDLQIGNAITDGKRTLWIDLGGFGYGAPEWDLALMWNLAHMPDADKLDFLFHLPSETMKTHWNIFFSAYLGTNDKQKIEEATRRLPLFAAAKIPYMFGIAFHKNVPEEFFALLTQMLDQSDTGKE; encoded by the coding sequence ATGGGAGCGAACAACGATTTTCAGAAGATTGATCTGAATGATTACATCCAGACGGGCGAAGGCGGGACTGCGCTCGCGTATACGCATAGGAACGGCAAATCGCTTGCAAAGTTGTACAATCCGGATTTTGACGCAAACACAATAAAAAATGAATTTTGGGCATCGCGGACGGCATTCGAATTGGGCATTTCTACGCCTGAGCCTTATCGTTTGATTACGGATGGCAAGCGTTTTGGCGAGGAATACGAGCTCATTCAAGGCAAGCGTTCTTTTTCGCGAATCATTTCGCAGGAGCCCGAGCAGCTAGAAGAGATTTCCTTGGAATTTGCACGCATGGCACGAGAGCTACATGCGACAAAAGCAGATACTTCGCGGCTCAAGTCTTACAAGCAAATGATTACGCAGTTCTATTCCGAAAGGGATTTTGTACCGGAAGACTACAGAAACCGCATCTTGAAATTTTTGGATAAAGTTCCAGATACCGAGACTTGCCTCCATGGCGATTTGCAGATTGGCAACGCCATCACCGACGGAAAGAGGACTCTCTGGATTGACTTGGGCGGGTTCGGTTACGGCGCTCCAGAATGGGATCTTGCGCTAATGTGGAACTTGGCGCACATGCCAGATGCAGATAAACTAGACTTTCTATTTCATCTGCCGTCAGAAACGATGAAGACCCACTGGAACATTTTCTTTTCGGCCTATCTCGGGACTAACGACAAACAGAAAATCGAAGAAGCGACCCGCCGGCTTCCGCTATTTGCTGCAGCGAAAATTCCGTACATGTTTGGAATTGCGTTCCATAAAAATGTGCCCGAGGAATTTTTCGCTCTTCTCACTCAGATGTTAGACCAGTCAGACACAGGTAAGGAGTAA
- a CDS encoding electron transfer flavoprotein subunit alpha/FixB family protein: protein MNNVFVYCEIEGTTVVDVSLELLSKGRKLANTLGVQLECICAGKGLDGIEKQVFPYGVDKVHVFDAEGLFPYTTNPHASLVVNLFKEEQPQICLLGATVIGRDLGPRISSAMHSGLTADCTELEIDSFEMSIGGVKKFYENQLCQIRPAFGGNIVATIVNPEHRPQMATVREGVMKKEIVDPNYKGEVIKHDVAKYVPETEYVVKVLERHVEKAKHNLKGAPIVVAGGYGMGSKENFDMLFELAKELHAEVGASRAAVDAGFVDHDRQIGQTGVTVRPKVYIAFGISGQIQHLAGMQDSGIIISVNSDPEAPINAIADYVINGTVEEVLPKMIKYYKANNK from the coding sequence ATGAATAACGTATTTGTATATTGCGAAATTGAGGGAACCACCGTCGTTGACGTTTCCCTTGAACTGCTTTCTAAGGGTCGCAAGTTGGCCAACACTCTCGGCGTTCAGCTCGAGTGCATTTGCGCTGGCAAGGGCCTTGATGGCATTGAAAAACAGGTTTTCCCTTACGGTGTGGACAAGGTTCATGTGTTCGACGCCGAAGGCCTGTTCCCCTACACCACCAACCCGCACGCCTCTCTCGTGGTGAACCTCTTCAAGGAAGAACAGCCGCAGATTTGCTTGCTCGGTGCAACGGTTATCGGCCGTGACCTCGGCCCGCGCATCTCCAGCGCCATGCACAGCGGCCTTACCGCTGACTGTACCGAACTCGAAATCGACAGCTTCGAAATGAGCATCGGTGGCGTGAAGAAGTTCTACGAAAACCAGCTCTGCCAGATCCGTCCGGCATTCGGCGGTAACATCGTCGCAACGATTGTGAACCCGGAACACCGTCCGCAGATGGCAACCGTCCGCGAAGGCGTGATGAAGAAGGAAATCGTGGACCCAAACTACAAGGGCGAAGTCATCAAGCACGACGTGGCCAAGTACGTTCCGGAAACGGAATACGTGGTCAAGGTGCTCGAACGCCATGTGGAAAAGGCCAAACACAACCTCAAGGGCGCTCCGATCGTGGTCGCCGGTGGTTACGGCATGGGTTCCAAGGAAAACTTCGACATGCTGTTCGAACTCGCCAAGGAACTCCACGCTGAAGTCGGTGCTAGCCGCGCCGCTGTGGACGCAGGTTTCGTCGATCATGACCGTCAGATCGGTCAGACTGGCGTGACGGTCCGCCCGAAGGTCTATATCGCTTTCGGTATTTCCGGCCAGATCCAGCACCTCGCTGGTATGCAGGATTCAGGTATCATCATCTCCGTGAACTCCGACCCCGAAGCTCCGATCAACGCTATCGCTGATTACGTGATCAACGGCACCGTCGAAGAAGTTCTCCCGAAGATGATCAAGTATTACAAGGCAAACAACAAGTAA
- a CDS encoding M6 family metalloprotease domain-containing protein, producing MKTKIIFGLLSSILLLPTMLFADIVYQGKRVQEWPEEARPTFNNQSAGKPSFLLARTPVTQNKSHYAAPKGKIYSLTLLVDFSDQKAPVSVADVEEWLNKEGFNRDGCNGSVRDYYLDVSNGQLDLTNEVYGWYRAKHPKSWYENLQGYTGSDSLMKEVFNYFDPLVDFSRYDNDKDGTTEAINIVYAGPGQTWGQGLWPHSGWSNERRDGVRLTHHQMTDMPGKFSIYVFVHESGHMIFGWPDLYWYGDYCTMGNRAHDLNPVAINDFYRADQGWIPFVDVTSNDVSLETTKPGEVCYRYKNPARPDKEGLVWSYVQNKGRNQVLKGSGLLMQHYDFSIEGNSAADKLGLRIVHASAAGKSSDNPGDQWPSPGSTANTFFKSGTYSEFSDDAYPAIRWYNGSKTELKITDIGTPGETLTFCIGGNCPAQESSSSTGIASSSSSAPVVSSSSSVTPPKSSSSSVQITVQKIALETTLPISDNYAPVTLDLNGSEVAKILGIKQNEIANKVKFYGVEPDGTLNSRTTGEGTGHWFDKNGKIVAWDPNGTSIVFSNMDLTTMTTKIGHMPNKAKAGDSFTVRQAVVYESKQVTFEITVTIEQKTTRISNIRSSRRGKPGNMIFNALGKPVGKRTESGEMPDLPKGIYVEIAK from the coding sequence ATGAAAACCAAAATTATATTCGGCCTATTATCGAGCATATTATTGCTCCCGACGATGCTTTTTGCAGACATCGTGTATCAAGGGAAACGCGTCCAGGAATGGCCCGAAGAGGCTCGACCGACATTCAACAACCAAAGCGCAGGCAAGCCAAGTTTTCTCTTGGCACGAACGCCTGTCACACAAAACAAGAGCCATTATGCAGCCCCAAAGGGCAAAATTTACAGCCTCACGCTCCTCGTCGATTTTTCAGACCAGAAGGCGCCCGTCTCGGTAGCCGACGTTGAAGAATGGCTGAACAAGGAAGGGTTCAACAGGGACGGCTGTAACGGATCCGTGCGCGACTACTATCTAGACGTTTCGAACGGGCAGCTAGACCTTACCAACGAAGTTTACGGCTGGTACCGCGCCAAACATCCCAAGTCCTGGTACGAAAACCTGCAAGGGTACACGGGTTCGGACTCGCTCATGAAAGAAGTGTTCAATTACTTCGATCCACTAGTCGATTTTTCACGTTATGATAATGACAAGGACGGAACGACCGAAGCAATCAACATCGTCTACGCAGGCCCCGGACAAACATGGGGACAAGGCCTTTGGCCGCATTCCGGATGGTCCAACGAAAGGCGCGACGGAGTCCGGCTCACGCATCATCAAATGACGGACATGCCCGGCAAGTTTTCCATTTACGTCTTTGTGCATGAATCGGGACACATGATTTTTGGCTGGCCGGACCTTTATTGGTACGGCGATTACTGCACCATGGGCAACCGTGCGCATGATTTGAACCCAGTCGCCATCAACGACTTTTACCGCGCGGACCAAGGCTGGATTCCCTTTGTGGACGTAACCAGCAACGACGTGAGCCTCGAAACCACAAAGCCCGGCGAAGTCTGCTACCGCTACAAGAACCCCGCAAGGCCCGACAAAGAAGGTTTAGTATGGTCCTACGTACAAAACAAGGGCCGCAACCAAGTGCTAAAAGGAAGCGGACTCTTGATGCAGCACTACGATTTTTCGATCGAAGGCAATTCCGCTGCAGACAAGCTCGGACTCCGAATCGTGCATGCCAGCGCGGCGGGAAAATCAAGCGACAATCCCGGCGACCAGTGGCCAAGCCCGGGCAGCACCGCCAACACGTTCTTCAAGAGCGGTACTTATTCGGAATTTTCAGATGATGCCTACCCCGCCATCCGCTGGTACAACGGTTCCAAAACAGAGCTAAAGATTACGGACATCGGGACGCCCGGAGAAACGCTAACGTTCTGCATCGGCGGAAACTGCCCAGCACAAGAATCGTCAAGTTCAACGGGAATCGCGTCCAGTTCATCCAGTGCGCCAGTTGTTTCAAGTTCGTCTAGCGTGACGCCACCGAAAAGCTCGAGCAGTTCTGTCCAAATCACGGTTCAGAAAATCGCACTAGAAACGACACTCCCGATTAGCGACAATTACGCCCCCGTAACGCTTGACCTGAACGGTAGCGAAGTCGCCAAGATTTTAGGCATCAAGCAAAACGAAATTGCAAACAAAGTCAAGTTCTACGGTGTAGAGCCCGACGGAACGCTCAACAGCCGCACTACCGGCGAAGGGACCGGCCACTGGTTTGACAAGAATGGCAAAATCGTCGCCTGGGATCCGAACGGCACCAGCATCGTATTCTCCAACATGGACCTCACGACCATGACCACAAAAATCGGCCACATGCCGAATAAGGCCAAAGCCGGAGATTCGTTTACCGTGCGACAGGCAGTCGTTTACGAAAGCAAGCAGGTCACTTTCGAAATCACGGTCACGATAGAACAGAAGACAACGAGGATCTCAAATATCCGCAGTTCAAGACGCGGCAAACCCGGGAACATGATTTTCAATGCGCTCGGAAAACCCGTCGGCAAAAGAACAGAGTCGGGCGAAATGCCCGACCTGCCTAAAGGAATTTATGTGGAAATAGCGAAGTAA
- a CDS encoding HAD family phosphatase, which translates to MIAKIFAVGSVAAMFLTGCCDKRASCEDCSKYEDKSAAVQKSAALPTTTAAESRQTVESRQAATLAEQSKQTVLPEKPQESLSLWNDHAPAKDSLEAFVRATTDSTSPDFIPAERRIAVFDWDGTLFLETAPTYFDWMLFEHRVLDDSTYKPTKKQLKAAREGREKRVFPGLSAERERMVAEAYKGMTLSEFEAYVRAFMQEPQPGFTGLKRGEAYYKPMVEVVKFLTANGFTVYVSSGTERYTMRPVVVDGLGLPPKQIIGSDVVVVTSNQKGADGLAYTFQNGDNLVLAGQSIIKNLQTNKVTTLASEIGYQPVLAFGNSGTDASLLNYAISNNKYRSMGFMLLCDDLEREYGNEAKAEKMRTASEKNGWIPVSMKNDWKTIYGDGVQKAK; encoded by the coding sequence ATGATTGCAAAAATTTTTGCTGTTGGTTCTGTGGCGGCGATGTTCTTGACTGGCTGTTGCGATAAGCGGGCATCTTGTGAAGACTGTTCGAAATATGAAGATAAGTCCGCGGCGGTTCAAAAGTCCGCGGCACTCCCGACTACGACTGCGGCGGAATCTCGGCAAACAGTAGAATCTCGACAGGCGGCTACTCTCGCCGAGCAATCCAAGCAAACAGTACTTCCCGAGAAACCTCAAGAATCTCTTTCGCTTTGGAACGATCACGCTCCTGCGAAAGATTCTCTTGAAGCGTTTGTGCGTGCAACGACAGATTCAACCTCGCCAGATTTTATTCCAGCGGAACGCCGCATAGCTGTTTTCGATTGGGATGGCACGCTATTCCTCGAGACCGCTCCCACGTATTTTGACTGGATGCTTTTCGAACACCGCGTTCTTGACGATTCCACTTACAAGCCTACAAAAAAGCAGTTGAAGGCGGCACGTGAGGGGCGTGAAAAGAGAGTTTTCCCGGGGCTGAGCGCAGAGCGCGAACGCATGGTGGCTGAGGCATACAAGGGCATGACGCTATCGGAATTCGAAGCGTATGTTCGTGCGTTTATGCAAGAACCGCAGCCGGGATTTACGGGACTCAAGCGTGGCGAGGCCTATTACAAGCCTATGGTTGAAGTGGTAAAATTCTTGACAGCGAATGGCTTCACGGTTTACGTGAGCAGTGGTACTGAACGTTATACAATGCGCCCCGTTGTTGTTGATGGTCTCGGCCTCCCGCCCAAACAAATTATCGGTTCCGATGTAGTCGTGGTGACGAGCAACCAAAAAGGTGCGGACGGTCTTGCATACACGTTCCAGAACGGCGACAATCTCGTGCTTGCAGGGCAGAGCATTATCAAGAATTTGCAGACGAACAAGGTAACGACTCTCGCAAGTGAAATTGGCTACCAGCCGGTGCTTGCCTTTGGCAACAGCGGCACGGATGCAAGCCTCTTGAATTATGCAATTTCTAACAACAAGTACAGATCAATGGGCTTCATGTTGCTTTGCGATGACTTGGAACGCGAATATGGCAACGAGGCGAAAGCTGAAAAAATGCGCACCGCGAGCGAAAAGAACGGATGGATTCCCGTGTCCATGAAAAACGACTGGAAGACTATTTACGGGGACGGTGTTCAGAAGGCAAAATAA